TTTCTACAAGAGCAGGCCCCATTAAGAAAGTGGTGGAATCTCGTGTTGTCCCTCACAACAATTTTTCTTCCAGTAAGTCTTGATGCTCCACACATTACAATATGACAATCCTTACATATCCTAAGGTTCTTCATAATTTTTATGGTGGAACCAGCATCAGTACTCAGCAATCCAAATGCCAAAGCTAGCTTTTCGCTATGAGCCATTAGTAACAGCTTTTTTTCATCATCGTTAACATCATAAAGCACCGAACTTAGGTTTGGTATATATCCAATCCCCTTCAGCCGTTCCAAAAGTTCATTTAATTCCTTCTTTATCTCATTAATTTGTGGATGTTTCAAGTCACCGGCAGCGAACTTGTGAATCATTCCATTTTTTGCTTCAACCCAGCTCCACCCTGgatctttttttaaatttttctctCTGATGCATTTCCTGACCCTAGAAACATCATCCCATCTTCCAACTGATGCGTAGGTATTAGAAAGCAACAAATAATTCCCCAAGTTATCAGGTTCAAGCTCAAATAAATGCTTCGAAGCAATTTCTGCAACATCAGGATTCCCATGGACGTATGATGCTCCAAGAAGCGCCCCCCACACAGCTCCATCAGGCTTCATAGGCATTGTCTCAACAAGCCGTATTACCTTTTCCAAGTATCCAGCTCGACCAAGAAGATCCGCCATGCAAGCATAAAGTTCTGCGGTTGGAGCAACACCATAACACTTTTCCATGGTAGCAAAGAGCTGCTGCCCCAGGTCTACCAAGCCTGCATGAGTGCACGCAGTAAGCACCCCTACAAAAGTAACATGGTTTGGTTTCACCTCAGTCTCCAACATGTCATAAAACAACTTAATTGCTGCATGAACTCGGCCATGTATAGCAAACCCCACAATCATAGAACTGTAAGAAAACACATTTCTCTCCCTCATTCCTTTAAATACATTATATGCCTCCTCCACATTACCACATTTTGAGTACATGTCTATCAAGGCTGACCCGACAAGAACACTACTTCCAGGCCCAAATCCAGAACTCTCAGCAATGTCCCTTATCCACTTAGCATAAACAGACGCACCCAATTGAGCACAAGCAGATATAACACCAACCAAGGTAACCTCATCAATCTCGACACCCTCATCTAACAACCGCCGGAAAACCTCCACCGCATCCTTCGGCATGGCATTCTGGGCATACCCAGTAACCATCGCAGTCCAAGCAACCATATCCTTCACATGCAACCCATCAAACAGGTCCTGCGCCGCCTTCATATCGCCCCTCCTCGCGTAAGCAACAATCAGCTCGGTCCAAGAGACAACATCCCGTTCAGGCATTTCATCGAAAACCTTGCGCGCGCAACGCATAAACCCACATTTGACGTACATATCAATCATGGCGTTGTTGACGTAGATATCAGAATCGAACCCACCAAGCAAGAGTGTCTGGGCGTGGAGCTGCGCCCCCAAAAGAGTGTCGCGGGCAGCGCCAGAAGCGGAAAAGAGAGCGGAGAAGGTAAACGAGACGGGAGAGATGCGTCGTTTGCGCATGGAGCAGAAGAGGCGAAGGGCTTGGGAGAGGGGTCCTCGGAGGGCGTAGGCGCGAATGAAAGCGGTCCAGAGAAAGGGGTTTGGGTTGTGGACCTGTGCGAAGAGAAGACGAGGGTAGGAGTGGAGGGGCACCTGGGTGAGCGACGTGACGAAGCGTAAGAGCTTGGTGATTACGTAGGAACATTGTTCGAGGTTGTTCCGGTAGATGTGGGCGTGGACTTGTTTGGCCTGATTCAGAGTCCTGCAACACTCCACAATTCTCACCACTTCTGACTCCAAACCCCTTTGTAATGCCATTCCTCACTGCCTACAACCTACtctcttttccttctctttttgcCTTTCTAGATAACTCAATCTACCAATGCCTCTATTAGTTTTACACATAAATTGCTTACACtttcaatcaatttttttttctttcaattcagTTATTAGAAATACATGTGCATGTGAACTCACAACATTATAAACGGTGAGCTCAACACAATAGTTTCATATATTATGATCTGTACTGGTATAATCAACATCAAAgatctttttatgttttaacaaCTACCTAGGTGTGCATTGTATATTCTAGAAAGAACTACATGACCTATATAATTATATGCTTAcacaatttcaaataaaatcacTTTAAATAAAGACAAATAAGTACTACTAATTATAGTTAGAGATGTTGTTTTAAGAAGAGAAGAACATTTAATGCATGAAACACCTTTAATGCATCATCAACAATGAAGATGATTAGACAAAACGAAAACTTTCAAATGATTTCAAGTTACTCAGTGGTCTAAaagaattttaattaatattttcttcaacgTTAATATAAAGACATATTTCacggaagaaaaaaaaagtaaaaaagagaAGTACTATTTGTAAAatacttttgatttttttttaagctTTTGTAAGAATATTGTTTGTGTTCATTAACAAAATAGTGCTTAAACCTCGCATACATCATAAAACAATATCCTCTCTAGTGAGCAAACCCTTAAGATATTTCATATCACATTTAAGACAAACATTTGTTTTGGCCAATCGTTCTAAGTAATACTTGAGAGATTAGTCAGAAGtaaatatattacaaataataCTCGATGAATTAGTCAAGAATAATTATGATATGAAAGAATGCTCAGATTGTAATTtgcaacaataataataaaactcaattaaaatttgATGTAGTCCGCATATAAATcaatatacaaatttaaaagtaaattcTTCTTTCTCTTATTTTACTAAGATTGTatgttttgaaataaaaaatttcaaactaaGATTTATGGAGGAGAATTGCACAACAACttagattaaattaaatatagagcataaattttaatttttttaatatatattgagTGAATCAATTTAATTGACACTTGATAGAGAGTACTCCTATCCTATCCATTAAATCGATGTGTTGGTAGGTGTAATAAACGGAGCACGTGGTCAGGTAAAGTTGTTGCCTCGTCTCAATTTTGATTTTTCTCCTAACCAACATAACCATCCATCACCACCAATCACTAATCACCTGAAAAAGAAAAGCTTTGGGAGCGAGATCGTGTGAAGGTGGTCGATAGTAGTAAAGCTTGTGAACatactttgtttttctttgataatAGTGAGTTGGAAGTGTTGGGTGGTGTGAAGATAGTGCATGATCGAAGTTGGAGTGTTGAAAGAGGAGAGAAAGCGATGGTGAAGAGCGTGAGggaattggaagtggaagacTTGGTGAATGCAGGGTTGACACTAGCACAAGCCAATGAACTCTACGGCGTTTTGAGGGATATTCTCTCTCACTATCCCTCCCACTCCGACTCCGACTCCGACAACCACCCTTCACTCATATGGCGCCACCTTGTCTCTCTCAAACTCCTCAAACCATCCTTTCCACACTCCTTGCATCACCTTCTCTTCCACTCTGTTTATCACTCTGCCTTCCACACTCATCATGCTTCTCTTCCACTCTATTGGTTCCCTTCTCTGTAAGTCTTTCTCTGCTTTTCACACTTTTCACTACTACAATCTCCACTCACTTCTCTTCCTCCTTTCAGGGACCACTCCAAACGCACCAACCTTGGCCGTTTCATGGAAACTCATGCCCCTCAGCTTTTAGGATCTTCCTACAAAGACCCTATTACCAGTTATCCCCTCTTTCACAACTTTTCTGTTCAACACCCTCAGGCAAGCAACCCAATGCCTCTTTAAcatctcttcttttctttctttcttcgttAATTCTTATTGTCAATGCAGCTCTACTGGTCCCTTCTTCTCAAGGAACTTTCTATCACCTTTGTTGAACCTCCCAAGTGCATTTTGGATACTTCTGACCCTTCTAGACATGGAGGGACCTGGCTTCCCGGTTCTGTCCTCAACATTGCTGATTGCTGTGTGCAACCCAGTTCACATCCCTACAAACCAGATGACAGTTTAGCCATCGTTTGGAGAGATGAAGGTTTTGATGATTCCGAGGTTAATCGTATCACGCTTAAACAACTCCGACAACAAGTAATGTAGGGCTTTTAACTCTCACTCTTGCTTTTCGACCAAAGTTGTGCTATTCAATGTAGGGAGTCTGATCtcttgacttttttttttagttcaGTCTTTTGAAGAGCTATTTTTCAGTTGCATCAGTACATTTAAGTTTGTAATTATGATCAGGATTGTAAATGTGTGTGAATTTGGTAGTCTTTGTTTCCACTCTTTTTCTACTTGTATCTCACTTTTCTTTTTGTCTTTGCTTCTTCTCCTTTTAGGATTTAGAATCAAAGTAATACCTTTTTTTTGCATGTCTTTGCCATATTATTTGCAGGATGGTAGCTAAAGCAATAGATGCCACATTCTCAAAGGGAGATGCAATCGCAATTGACATGCAAATGACAGCCAATGCCGTAATAATCTATTTAGCCATTGTCCTTGCAGGATGCGCTGTAGTCTCAATAGCTGATAGTTTTGCCCCAAAAGAGATTGCAACTCGCCTTCGTGTTTCCAAAGCAAAAGGTGTCTTCACACAGGTAATGTTTCAATTATAAAGCTTCTGTTGATTAAAATGAGAGTATTCAATATTTGGAATTGTCTCTATTCTTTCTCACTTACCAATTTGTGCAAATTAGAATGTGTTAAGCAATGGTAACATTACCAAATTATATGTTAGAGTCCCCTTGGAAGCTTGGCCTTCTATATTTATTTCCAATTTGTGTAAATTAGTATGTGTGAACCAATGCTAACATTACCAAATCTTTATCTTAGACAATAGATGCTGTCCTTACGAGTTCCCTTGGAAGCTTAACCTTCTATATTAGGCATTTCTTGAGGCTTCAAATTTTCAAACGAAATTTGTTAATGGGTGGAACTGAACGTAAATATTATCTTTAGAAACATGCATCTTGTGTTGTTAAAATCTTATTTTGAAGTTTTTGTTGAGTTACTGTTATTTGACCagtattacattttttttattataaatcgAGAAAGAAAAAAGCTGTTATTGAATAATAAATTGCTGAAGTTCCCATATACCAAACAAATTGATGGCTTATAAATTGCATATATTAGAAGCTTTGAATTTATAGGAATTGGATAGGATACAAGCACTCATAAAGTCAACTTTTGATAGATATCTATTACTACTGCCTATGTGAACGATGAGAAATTAAAGGTAAAGGTAATGGATTAACGATTGATATGAGCAATATAAGTGAGGGAAAAGGGTATATGCCTGGGGGATTTTTGGTAATCTGTTACTGCTAGGCAACTGGCAAAGTGGAGAGGCAGAGTGAGCATCGAGGAAGGTGTGAAGTCTGTTAAAAGAAGGATAGAGTTCAGTGGAAAGAGTGGGACTTGGAGGAGGCTAGTCCCTTAAAGTTCTAGCCTATTTACTGTAATATTGTGTTTCTTATTTCATTTTCTGCAATCTCTGGTTGAATTCCCATTATTTGTAACATATTCAGATTGTTTACTCAACTTTATTTTGTTCTCAGGATTTCATAGCCAGAGGTGGCAGGAAATTCCCTTTGTACAGGTAAATACATGTTGTCATTATACCCATAGATGCATTTTTATCAGTTCAACTTCTAAAtatagaaattatattttaaattagccAAGTGTTCTCTTCTTATGCCTGtgtctaattttaatttttctgttCAGATTATACTTAGCCTTCTAAGTGAAATGCACAAGTCAAGGTTATTTCCTGAAATACTTGACTTTCAAAACAACTGGAAACTTAACATTTGTTGTAGTTACGTTATTCAATAATCATCTGTATATGCATCTTTTGATTAATGTTTCAATACTCTTTTTTTTCCATTGTTTGAGTTCAAATTCAATGCCATGATCCTAATGATGTCAAGGTGAAGTCTGTGTTTGAGCATCTAGAAGACAGTAACCAatgatattttttgtttgttttagatCACAAAAATCTTGGAATTAGAACACAGGAGCCAATTACACACACACGtacatacatatacatatacatatataatacaaaaatggGGAGGGGGTCAGACCTAATCCACTACCAAAATCTAAACTGTGGAAGCCAACATTTATCTTTGCAAAAATCATATGAAATGAAGGGAGTTAGGCTATCAACACATCTATTTTCTTCTCTAAAAACATGTGATAAACgaaaatatatatgttttaaaatcTCCATTCTATTCCTCCATCTATTCCTCAATCTCCACGGGAACAACAGATTGTGTTAAGAAAAAAGCTGTGACCACCAATGTAGAATCACTTTCCAACCATATGATTCTCTAAGATTTCTGATTAGCAATCTTAGCATGAATAATCTCCATAACCTTTGCCTCAAATGCCTAGCTAACCTGAAGAGATATAGAGAAAAATCCCATATTCTCTGCTAAGAAGTTCTTTATTATTCTTCCACAAGCTGAAGTACTTGGATGCTTCATGTATGTTCCATCCAAATAACATTTAATCCAATCATGATCCGAGGGAAACCAGTTAACTTGAATAATCTTGCGTTCTTTCCTTGGTTTGCAAGCAATAGTGAATGATTTCAAAAGCTTAAATTGTTTTATAGTTGAGAACACATTACCTGTGCAGATACTACCCTGAGATTCAGAGCAGCAAAAGATTTGTTCTTCACATGATGATAGGATAATTTCATGCTTTCGATACTATTTCTACTAGTCCATATTTCAGCAATAATATGAATAACAGCAGACATGACTACAGTGGTTGCTAGATCACTCCAATTATTGCATACTTGCATAACTCAGTAAATTGGTAACTATACATGTTTTTAGAACcctgttttctttttctcatttcttCACTTATTTTTGGGTATATGTAATAGGCACAAGTAGCATCAGAAATGAATGGTTTCGccaatgaatttatttttcagttataaatagaaaatgaaaaataatctcAGTTCTAATAATTCTTCTTCACATCACCAATTCAGATGTTAACTCAAGATTCTATCTCATAAATACTTTACTCTTTCCTCCTTGATGAATGTGTAGTATTCCATCTGATATCTCCCGAATCCTTCTTGAATTAGTTCAATATACAAACATTTTCTCTGATAGTTGTTGTTCCTGTTGCCAGTTTAAATCTCTAAATTATATCTAAAACACTTCATTATCAGTAACAAAATTAGTTAGCACACTTGAGTTAAATGAACCAAAGGTAGAAGCCAAGTCTCCCTTCACTTAGTTCGTATTAACATATAGAATAGAATTTTAACGACCAACATTTTAAGAATATATGCTTTCCTCAGTAGATGTTCAGAAATGTTTGGAAATGAATGTACTACTGCTGCTCTTTGGGCAAAGTTTGTATTCTACATGGTGATTTCCTAACTTATACTGATAATGATCCTTCTCATTTTACTTTGCTGTCCTACTTTGTAGGCAGTGCTCAAGTTTGAATGTCTGTTAAATAGATTTATGGCAGTTCTTTAAGCACATAAACCACTGGAAACCTCATTCTGATATTTCCTCATGCAGTCGGGTCATTGAGGCAGCTGCATGTAAAGTTATTGTGCTACCTGTGCTGGGTGATGATGTAGGAGTTCAATTAAGAGAACAAGACTTATCATGGAAAAGTTTTATCTCTTCCGCAAATCAGACTCAGAAATCCTGGTAATCCAAACTTCAATGTGTTCATTAAACAATGTCAGAATCTAAACAAATGGTCATTCTTTTAACTAAAATTATGACTTGTAAAGGAGAGTGAGAAAGAGAGATGGAGAagatgcatttttttttcatgtgctTTGTCTAACCTTAACATTTAACTCTTGGCAGGTCAGATTATTATTTTCCAAGCTATCAATCAGTTGATTCTGTTACTAATATACTATTCTCTTCTGGAACCACGGGTAAAGATCCTCCCGTAGAATGTATCAGATAGAGACTACTAACGTTATACTGATTTTGTGGTTATATTTTGACTTTCGTCAGGGGATCCAAAAGCTATTGCTTGGACTCAACTTGCACCAATACGAAGTGCTGCTGATGGATGGGCTGCCATTGATGTTCAAGCTGGAGATGTCTATTGCTGGCCTACAAATTTAGGATGGGTGATGGGACCAACAGTATTGTATCAATGTTTTCTACTTGGTGCAACTTTGGCTTTGTACCATGGGGCTCCTCAAGGTCGTAATTTTGGAAAATTTGTTCAGGTAAATCCCCCAAATCAAATCTTTCatcttatataatttaattttacattttttataagtaattatttttttaataacctTAAAGGTTGTGACCGTAAACTATATTATAAATGCTGATTGGTAATAAGAACAGAAGGAAGTGGGAAACACTTGTAAGTTTGTGTTATCTCCACAGACATTGTTGATAACAGTTTCTACATTATCAATTCTCCATGAAAAGATATCGCAATTGCAAGTTGCTGATGTAACAAGGGAAAAAATATTCTGATTCTTTCAAGCTTGCTTTGTCTCATAATACCCAAGTTCCCATCATAGCACCTTACCTAAGACACCGACAAGGAGCTTTGATACGAATTGATGAGTACCCCAAATATTTGTAATGcaatattttatatctttacATATGTATGTACGCCGTAGTGTTATATGCTTACACAGGAATATTCTGATGCAAACCCTCACATTAGCTTGTATGGTTTTGGGATATGCACCTTAGGAAAATTAACTCTATGTTTTATATATGGGATCAACGGAAAAGTACTTCCCATGGAAAGCTCTTGTTTCTTTAACTTTAAAGCATAGTCCAGGAAAATTAGTTTCACCTTGAGGTCACAGAACATTAATGAAGTTGTCATTTTTCCTCATGATTCCACCCTGTGTGTCAAGGTAGAAGAGGGAAGCAACCTATATTACTAGAATATCTTTTTCCTTGAATTAACTAACAAATGGATCTGAATGAGGGCTAGGTGAAATCTATACTGATTAAGTAAAGAAAggaaaatactttttttcagAAGGAAAGATTCTCACTGTTAGAATTTAGCTCAGCCAAAAAAGTAGTTGGCTAATATCAGGACATGGGTTAAGTAAAATATTAGTACAGTACAGCAATGAAAATGAAAGTGTCATCATAATTGCAAAAGTAGATTCTGTATTGTATTCTGCATCAATAGAATTTGATACATTACATCAAAGAACAACCTTATTTATTGAACTACAATCGTCCAGGATGCAGGTGTTACCATTTTGGGAACAGTTCCAAGCTTAGTAAAAACATGGAAGAATACAAAGTGTATGGAGGGCTTGGATTGGACAAAGATAAAGTGATACCTCTCATCAGTAGTCTAAATAATCAAAGTTTTACTAAGAAAAATGAACTGAACTATGGTTTTATGCAGAACATTTTGTTCCACTGGTGAAACATCAAATGTTGATGATGATCTATGGCTTTCTTCAAAAGCTTATTACAGGCCGATTATTGAATTGTGTGGAGGCACTGAGCTTGCATCTAGCTATATTGCAGGAAGTCCCCTGCAACCTCAAGCTTTTGGAGCATTTAGCACAGCATCAATGACAACTGGTTTTGTCATTTTTGACGAAAATGGAGTTCCTTATGTAAGATTTACTGGATAGTTTAAGTTCTTTGGTCATGATTTTTACTTATGCTGCCACCCTGACACCATTACGTTGTGCCCATATTTGGGTGAAACTTTGTCGTCGGCACACTGGATCTACCTATTGTATCTTCTCCAATTCTTTTGAAATTCCATATTCTTCTGAATTAGGCTGTTTGCATTTTCACTAGCAGATGTCCAAACATAATAACAAACCTATCTATGGCTTAGATGAATTATATTTTTGGTTTTCTAATATTTGACCTCTTTGATTAATATGACAGCCAGATGATGTTCCTTGTGTTGGGGAAGTGGGCTTATTTCCTCTCTCTCTGGGAGCATCTGACAGAATTCTTAATGCTGATCACGAGAAGGTTTACTTTAAGGGAATGCCCGTTTATAAAGGAAAGGTAGACCTTCAATTAATATGCTCAGAATGATTTTCACACTAATACAACTATCTTCAAATATTAATTCTTTCATGTGTGAAGGATACCATCTCTCCTTTGATCTGGAAGTATTTTGTGGTTGCATATAAATGACCTTGTTTCACAAGCACTTGTCTTCTCGCACACTTAACAAATTACACCGAAAATAAAAACTAGTGAAGAGTGAAAATATAGAAATATCTTGCATTCTGAACTTCGGATGTTTTATAGTTGGTTGTCAAATGCCATCAATACCCATTGAAATCTTTTGACATCCAAAAATATTGTAGATCTGTAAGACCCccattaaatattttctaaaaatccCTTCTTTGTGAACTACATAATGATAGAATAAactatatttgtaattttaactAATCTTGTTCTATTATGGTATTGATGGATATATGGTTGTAAATTTATTAACAGGTTCTTAGGAGACATGGAGATATAATCAGGAGAACAGTTGATGGATTTATTGTTGTACAAGGGAGGGCTGATGACACCATGAATCTTGGTGGAATAAAGGTACGCTTACATGGAAAAAGCTG
The sequence above is a segment of the Phaseolus vulgaris cultivar G19833 chromosome 2, P. vulgaris v2.0, whole genome shotgun sequence genome. Coding sequences within it:
- the LOC137812130 gene encoding probable CoA ligase CCL12, yielding MVKSVRELEVEDLVNAGLTLAQANELYGVLRDILSHYPSHSDSDSDNHPSLIWRHLVSLKLLKPSFPHSLHHLLFHSVYHSAFHTHHASLPLYWFPSLDHSKRTNLGRFMETHAPQLLGSSYKDPITSYPLFHNFSVQHPQLYWSLLLKELSITFVEPPKCILDTSDPSRHGGTWLPGSVLNIADCCVQPSSHPYKPDDSLAIVWRDEGFDDSEVNRITLKQLRQQVMMVAKAIDATFSKGDAIAIDMQMTANAVIIYLAIVLAGCAVVSIADSFAPKEIATRLRVSKAKGVFTQDFIARGGRKFPLYSRVIEAAACKVIVLPVLGDDVGVQLREQDLSWKSFISSANQTQKSWSDYYFPSYQSVDSVTNILFSSGTTGDPKAIAWTQLAPIRSAADGWAAIDVQAGDVYCWPTNLGWVMGPTVLYQCFLLGATLALYHGAPQGRNFGKFVQDAGVTILGTVPSLVKTWKNTKCMEGLDWTKIKTFCSTGETSNVDDDLWLSSKAYYRPIIELCGGTELASSYIAGSPLQPQAFGAFSTASMTTGFVIFDENGVPYPDDVPCVGEVGLFPLSLGASDRILNADHEKVYFKGMPVYKGKVLRRHGDIIRRTVDGFIVVQGRADDTMNLGGIKTSSVEIERVCDGADECILETAAVGVATINRGPEQLVVFVVLKKGYNSSAETLKMKFTKAIQSNLNPLFKVTLVKIVPEFPRTSSNKILRRVLRDQMKHELSVQSRL
- the LOC137812123 gene encoding pentatricopeptide repeat-containing protein At5g44230; protein product: MALQRGLESEVVRIVECCRTLNQAKQVHAHIYRNNLEQCSYVITKLLRFVTSLTQVPLHSYPRLLFAQVHNPNPFLWTAFIRAYALRGPLSQALRLFCSMRKRRISPVSFTFSALFSASGAARDTLLGAQLHAQTLLLGGFDSDIYVNNAMIDMYVKCGFMRCARKVFDEMPERDVVSWTELIVAYARRGDMKAAQDLFDGLHVKDMVAWTAMVTGYAQNAMPKDAVEVFRRLLDEGVEIDEVTLVGVISACAQLGASVYAKWIRDIAESSGFGPGSSVLVGSALIDMYSKCGNVEEAYNVFKGMRERNVFSYSSMIVGFAIHGRVHAAIKLFYDMLETEVKPNHVTFVGVLTACTHAGLVDLGQQLFATMEKCYGVAPTAELYACMADLLGRAGYLEKVIRLVETMPMKPDGAVWGALLGASYVHGNPDVAEIASKHLFELEPDNLGNYLLLSNTYASVGRWDDVSRVRKCIREKNLKKDPGWSWVEAKNGMIHKFAAGDLKHPQINEIKKELNELLERLKGIGYIPNLSSVLYDVNDDEKKLLLMAHSEKLALAFGLLSTDAGSTIKIMKNLRICKDCHIVMCGASRLTGRKIVVRDNTRFHHFLNGACSCRNFW